The Pseudoalteromonas sp. GCY genome includes the window GCCTCTGCGATGCTAACTGATAGCAATGGAAATATGGGGGCTTACAATCGAGGTCACTTTAACCAACTCGGTCTACCTTCCGTTATTACGGTTAAAAATCAAACTGAACTAGATATTGTGCCACCAAGCATTGACAATATCGCTTTTTCATCAAATCAATTGACCTCAACGAATGGTGAGCAAAACGTTACTTTAACCGTCACTGCGTCAGATATATCTGGTATGGCCAAAGGCTACTACTCTCTCAGGGCACCGGAAGGCTCCGAGGCAAAAGATAAACTATTTACCATAGAACAGTGGCAACAAGGTAGTGATCAAAATACGTCTGTTGGCACTACAAGCCTAAATTTCAGCACAGATGACTTGCAAAAAGGTCAAGGTGTTTGGCAGTTAGATGCCAACATTCAAATAGATTCTGCTGGCATTTATAGCCAAGGTGCAAAAGCACGAGAATTAACAACGTTAGGTGCCACGCCTTATATCTTTGTTGATGAAGAACAGATCAGTAAAATCTCAGTAAAAGATATAACGGGAGCAAAACAGGTAAAAACGGGAGCAAGCAATCGAGTTACGCTGGAAATAACTGAAAACACATTGTCCAGTTTACCGCGCCGATTTGATCTCTACCTCGATGCTGACGCCGCAGTCAAATTTGATTTCCATTCTATAGATCAAGGATATACAGTTAACTGCATCGACCTGAGTAACAGTCGCTTCTGTAGTTTTTCTGGCGCGTCTGATATTAAATCTGTTCAAGTTTCATTTACTGTAACGCCAGGCGAAGCTGGCGTGTTTGCACCCACTGTTCGCTTTTCATCAGAAGCCCCTGAATTAGACTACACAGACAACAAAGTCGCATTTCAGGTAACAAGCTATGAACCACAGCAATTTAGTGTCGTGTTTAAGAACTGGGATGGAAGCGTGCTTTCTACTCAAACTATTGAAGAAAATAGTGCTGCAACGGCTCCTCAAGTTCCGCCCCGGGAAGGTTATACATTTACTGGCTGGAATACCGACTTTAATGATGTCAATCAAGATCTTACCATTACGGCACAA containing:
- a CDS encoding InlB B-repeat-containing protein, which codes for MAKGYYSLRAPEGSEAKDKLFTIEQWQQGSDQNTSVGTTSLNFSTDDLQKGQGVWQLDANIQIDSAGIYSQGAKARELTTLGATPYIFVDEEQISKISVKDITGAKQVKTGASNRVTLEITENTLSSLPRRFDLYLDADAAVKFDFHSIDQGYTVNCIDLSNSRFCSFSGASDIKSVQVSFTVTPGEAGVFAPTVRFSSEAPELDYTDNKVAFQVTSYEPQQFSVVFKNWDGSVLSTQTIEENSAATAPQVPPREGYTFTGWNTDFNDVNQDLTITAQFEIDKYQVKFVDWNDTVIKAAEVAHGQAATPPTEPKRDGYTFTGWDLAFDQVTSELVVKAQYKANSTPTTTDKEDKGSSGGALGYLFILLSSVMVAIRRRTLRSR